The genomic segment TTACTCTATCATGCTGACCGTGTGTATTCATACCTACTCCGCTGAACCCATGACGCTTAACTACTCCTTGAAAACCTTTACCTTTTGAAGTACCTGTTACATCTACTATGTCCCCTTCTGCAAATACATCCTCTACTCTGATAGTGTCCCCAAGTTTGAATTCCTTTTCGTAGTATTTGAACTCTGCTAATTTACGCTTCGGCGTCGTATTGGCTTTCTTAAAATGCCCTAGCAAAGGTTTGGTAGTGTGTTTTTCTTTCTTTTCGCCAAACCCAACTTGAAATGCCTGATAGCCATCTTTTTCAATAGTTTTGACTTGCGTTACTACGCAAGGACCCAATTCTATTACTGTACAAGGAACTGCTTTGCCCTCTACAAAAATACGGGTCATTCCGATTTTTCTGCCAATAAGTCCTGTTGCCATACTGATTTCTATGCTTTAATAAGTACATCTACACCGCTGGGTAATTCCAATTTTGCCAGCGCATCGACTGTTTTTGAGGTATTAGTGAAAATGTCAATCAAGC from the Bacteroidia bacterium genome contains:
- the rplC gene encoding 50S ribosomal protein L3, whose amino-acid sequence is MATGLIGRKIGMTRIFVEGKAVPCTVIELGPCVVTQVKTIEKDGYQAFQVGFGEKKEKHTTKPLLGHFKKANTTPKRKLAEFKYYEKEFKLGDTIRVEDVFAEGDIVDVTGTSKGKGFQGVVKRHGFSGVGMNTHGQHDRVRAPGSLGGSSFPSRVFKGLRMAGQTGNRKVKVLNLTVLKIIPEQNLIVVSGCVPGHKNSYVKVEK